The following proteins are co-located in the Manihot esculenta cultivar AM560-2 chromosome 9, M.esculenta_v8, whole genome shotgun sequence genome:
- the LOC110608278 gene encoding uncharacterized protein LOC110608278, with protein sequence MCAWAVCVGCLNELDSASSFCARPVCIGTLEGLFCDWSCRERVLQQLQCTPLDSVPCAVALLQEEAYHWWDTTSQTVEPEQRTWKFFLAEFRKKYIGDLYLDEKRKEFMYLRQVRMTVSEYEKDFIRLSKYAREMVPTEEARCKKFEQGLHNDIRVLLAAQESSLLWCGSTEHLMRDCPRGQVSSAPPIERPIPAGSRGRGRGRGNQTGAASASQRMSEIVDRPNFRTPARAYAISAKEDRDSPDVIVGTFSIFDKPVHALIDPGSTHSYICLPIINEGKLQADSLNQDIIVTNPLGHSVIVSKVYRDCPISIHGQTFHGDLIELPFREFDVILGMDWLSKHRVIVDCRSKRIILKTLADHDVVVVGERSDYLSNIISATTARRLISKGCEAYLVCALETKKENPSMRDISTVCDFSDVFPDDLPRLPPEREVEFAIDVIPGTAPISIVPYRMAPTELKELKIQLQELLDKGFIRPSISPWGAPVLFVKKNDGTLRLCIDYRQLNKVTIKNKYPLPRIDDLFDQLKGASVFSKIDLRSGYHQLKIKESDVSKTAFRTRYGHYEFLVMPFGLTNAPAAFMDLMNRIFHPYLDQFLVVFIDDILIYSKTKEEHDQHLRIVLQTLREKQLYAKLSKCEFWLNDISFLGHVVSAEGIRVDPKKIEAILEWKPPKNVEEIRNFLGLAGYYSRFVKGFSIIAAPLTKLLHKNVKYDWDDKCHKSFEKLKKMLTEAPVLIQPESGKDFVIYSDVSHNGLGKANLVADALSRKSFAALRALNARLSLANDGAIIAELKLRPNLLQQVQEAQKGNTEIALWIRQVQEGKKQKHVVRDDGYLYYEGRICVPNVDDLRKNILEEAHNSSYAMHPGSTKMYQDLKLHYWWPGMKKDIVEFVAKCLIC encoded by the exons ATGTGCgcatgggctgtttgcgttGGCTGTCTGAATGAGCTGGATTCAGCTtcctccttctgcgcaagacCTGTTTGCATTGGAACGCTGGAGGGACTGTTCTGCGATTGGAGCTGCAGAG AGAGAGTGTTACAGCAGCTTCAGTGCACACCACTAGACAGTGTGCCTTGTGCAGTTGCTTTGTTACAAGAAGAGGCCTATCACTGGTGGGACACCACGTCACAAACAGTGGAACCTGAGCAGCGGACTTGGAAATTCTTTCTGGCTGAGTTTCGGAAGAAGTATATTGGAGATTTGTATCTAgatgaaaagagaaaagagttcATGTATTTGAGACAGGTCAGGATGACTGTTAGCGAGTATGAAAAAGATTTCATCAGATTGAGTAAGTATGCCCGGGAAATGGTGCCTACAGAAGAAGCTAGATGTAAGAAATTTGAGCAGGGTTTGCATAATGACATTAGGGTGCTTTTGGCAGCCCAAGAGAGTTCTCTACTCTG gtgtggaTCCACTGAGCATCTTATGAGAGACTGTCCTAGGGGACAGGTATCATCAGCACCACCAATAGAAAGGCCTATTCCTGCTGGAtctagaggaagaggaaggggtAGAGGTAATCAAACAGGGGCAGCTTCAGCCAGTCAGAGGATGTCTGAAATAGTAGATAGACCAAACTTCAGAACACCTGCTAGAGCCTATGCCATCAGTGCTAAGGAGGACAGAGACTCCCCAGATGTGATTGTTGGTACATTCTCAATCTTTgataaacctgtgcatgcattaatagACCCAGGATCAACACATTCATACATATGTTTACCCATTATCAATGAGGGGAAATTACAGGCAGATTCTCTAAACCAAGATATAATAGTAACCAACCCCCTTGGTCATAGTGTGATAGTGAGTAAAGTATATAGGGATTGTCCTATATCCATCCATGGTCAGACTTTCCATGGTGATTTGATAGAATTACCCTTTAGAGAATTTGATGTAATCCTTggcatggactggttatctaagcATCGGGTAATAGTAGATTGTAGATCAAaaagaattatattaaaaacacttgcagatcatGATGTGGTAGTTGTAGGGGAGAGATCAGATTACCTGTCTAATATTATATCGGCCACTACAGCTAGGAGATTAATCAGCAAGGGTTGTGAAGCCTACCTAGTATGTGCACTTGAAACCAAAAAGGAGAATCCAAGTATGCGTGACATATCCACAGTGTGTGATTTCTCTGATGTTTTTCCTGATGATCTTCCTAGGTTACCACCAGAGAGAGAGGTGGAATTTGCCATAGATGTTATACCAGGCACTGCACCTATCTCTATTGTTccttataggatggcacctactgaactaaaagagttaaaaatacAATTACAAGAATTGCTTGACAAGGGTTTCATACGACCTAGTATCTCACCTTGGGGCGCACCTGTATTGTTTGTAAAAAAGAATGATGGGACACTAAGGTTGTGTATAGATTACAGGCAACTAAATAAGgtgacaattaaaaataaataccctTTGCCCCGAATAGATGACTTGTTTGATCAGCTAAAAGGAGCAAGtgtcttttctaaaattgatTTGAGATCGGGTTATCATCAATTGAAGATAAAAGAATCAGATGTCTCTAAAACTGCTTTTAGAACCCGATATGGACACTATGAATTTCTtgttatgccttttgggttaactaatgctCCTGCAGCTTTCATGGACTTGATGAACCGCATTTTTCATCCCTACCTGGATCAGTTTTTAGTAgtgttcatagatgatatcttaataTACTCAAAGACTAAAGAagaacatgatcaacatttgaggatagtattacagactctgagagagaaacaactttatgccaagcttagtaaatgtgagttttggctaaATGATATATCCTTTCTTGGACATGTTGTGTCAGCTGAAGGAATCAGAGTAGACCCTAAAAAGATAGAAGCTATCCTTGAATGGAAACCACCTAAGAATGTAGAAGAGATTAGAAATTTTCTAGGTTTGGCTGGATACTATAGTCGGTTTGTAAAGGGATTTTCAATCATTGCTGCCCCATTGACTAAATTGCTGCACAAGAATGTTAAATATGACTGGGATGACAAATGTCATAAGAGTTTTGAAAAGCTTAAAAAGATGCTTACAGAGGCACCTGTCCTTATACAGCCAGAATCGGGTAAAGATTTTGTGATCTACAGTGATGTCTCACATAATGGGCTAG gtaaggccaatctggtagcagatgcactTAGCAGGAAATCATTTGCTGCTCTAAGAGCTTTGAATGCTCGTCTATCTTTAGCCAATGATGGGGCTATCATAGCAGAACTAAAACTTAGACCCAATCTACTTCAACAAGTCCAGGAAGCACAGAAAGGGAATACCGAAATAGCATTGTGGATAAGGCAAGTCCAAGAGGGGAAGAAGCAGAAACATGTGGTTCGAGATGATGGCTATTTGTATTATGAAGGCAGAATATGTGTACCTAATGTCGATGACCTGAGGAAGAACATTCTGGAGGAAGCACACAATAGTTCATATGCTATGCATCCTGGTAGCactaaaatgtatcaagatttgaaattgcattattggtggccaggtatgaaGAAAGATATAGTTGAATTTGTGGCTAAATGTCTGATTTGTTAG